The DNA segment AATGTGATTTATTATTTGGTtttctcaaaataaaaagaattgtTATTTGGTTCTCTAATCTAAAAATGTAATATCAGGTTTGACTTTGAATCAGAATAATTAGCAACATGATCATGAACCATTTCAACTACAATACTACTATGTAATATGAACAATTCACAAAAATGCAAGAAATTATCCGCTCCATGAGTCCTGAGTTAGTTTCATGTTCAAGTGGAAAATAATATAGAATGAGTTTtgttagaaaattaaaatttgataaaagagTTTGTTGATTATATCTTCTTTTCtgatagagattttttttttcttttgtaaactcTGATAGAGATGTTTAAAGTGAAAGAATAAGTTTTCTTACTATTTTTCATTCAATCGtgaaatgattaaaataaacgGAAGAAGCAAAGTTCGATGTAAATTTTGAGAGCCTAGACATAATTAACTAGACATTGATGATAACTCTAGATAAGACAATGACTTGTCgacaaatataaaaactatcTAGAAGCGATCAATGATCTTGAGCAAAGCTTGAGTCGACGCCAAGTAAACCTCCGTATGGTAACTTGAGGGCATATTGAATTCAAGTGTCATGAGACTGACGAGGCACGAAACTAGAGGAGCCTCCACCGTCATGCTGACGTCATACGCAGCCTTGTCATAGTCTCTAGCTATCAAGTAAGCGTCGGTTTCTCTCACGCCACGCTTCGTCGCATAACCCAAACCACACTGTCTCAACGCGGCTGCAGCCTTGGATTCCGGTGGTGCTTCAACGCAAAACTGGAAGTGCTGTTGGTGAGGGTGAGGGTTGACGCATTGTTGCATCATTAGCTCTTCGTTTGCTCTGGAGATCACGTATACTGTTACAAGTGTGGTGATGATGAGAATTTGCTATAAGAGAAGAAGTCATCTTTTTTTTAGGATGTTGAGGCTTTGTGGTTGTGTAAAGCCATGAAAGCCAAAAAAATTGCCAATCAACTTTTTGGGGTTTTAGAAATCTGTAAAATCTTAAAagttactccctccgttttttaatataagtcgttttacagctatgcacgtagattaagaaaaccattaatttcttatattttctaaacaaaaacatcattaattatttacctaaccacaattcaaccaatagaaaaatagaagatatattactattggtcatacaacattaattattaataaattttacatagaaaaccgaaaacgacatataatttggaacaaaaaagtttctctaaaacgacttataataaaaaacggagggagtattttttaagaaaacacttttttaattatttttaacagcTACTTTTTACGGTTTTAAagtaattttttctttattttttttacaaaaacgtGGATGactaattttttgtattttgttcatttttagatatacaaaacttttgtttttgtcttcttctcttaccTTCTTCAACTTTTGATTATTCTCCAAATATTTCATAACACTGACAACTCTTATGCTCCTCCTTTTCCGTTTGTTTCCTCTCCTCCACTAATTCAGTAAATCGTCTTGTACAATTCTTCTACATTTTTAGATCtacaaattaattattttctaattattcTCTCTTCTGTGTGGCTTAGAACTTGGCTCAGGTTGAGGAAACGAAGGACTGAAAGGGAACCAGAGAAGGAAGAACCGGGTATGAGAGGTGGAGGTATGGGTAAACGGCATGAGAGGTGGAGACATGACGGTGTCGACGGTGAAGGAGGCGAAGGAGGTGGATAGGAAAGCGGCAGCGGTGGTGTTGGAGAtaacagaggaagaagaggatgcGGCAGAGGTGGTGTTGGAGATAGAACGAGAGTGAAGTGAGTTTGATGTAGACACAGTATGTTTGAAGAGCACGGCCAAGAAGGTAGAGAAAatggtactctctctctctctctctctctctcaaacccCACAGAGGAGAGGATACATATGCTTCTTTCTTTACTTGCTTTTCACGGatctttttataaatctttCACTTAGTCAATTCAAAATgttgaaaaatcaaaaatcatgtGAGcctcacaatatatatatactagtagTTCTCCTGCGCCATGCGcagatataaaatatttaaaaatgctatatataaaaaaaaaaatatttttatattttacttttattagtttaaaaaataaaaccataatataattgtttttagtttgatttattcAAGTATACTTTGACCTTTTAATTTTGCATTAtttaacttttgataaaaataattgaaatttataaagttactttattatattattctttatttaattaccatttttaaatatgtctatttgtaaatatataaattatttctaataatatatacattaaataaaaataacttatatacattgataaatatattttaaactacacttattttaataataaaaatatgattcatatattgatgtaaaattttaatattcgtaattattatttataaataaaaacatattattttaatagatataaaaaagttattaggTATCATAAAATCTTACCAAAATgaatatttactgataaaaaatatttttgatataaaatttattagttattactatattatgaaacttttctaaaaatataaatccgtATATAGAAAATcatcattattatatttaataaatcttaccaaaaacataaatctaGATATAGTAAATTTTACATGTCACAATTAGATTTATGCCATGTCATATTTCTTTTAAGCCAtgtctatcattttttttgtgaaagttAATGTAGTGATGACACATATACAAATTACTTCTCAAATATAGTCTTggagatatacatatatatcttaaaaaaTATTCGTGACTTTATTACTCTCACTACACATAGTCCGACAACTAAAATTATCATAACTTTGGGATTCagattttttggtaaatgaaaGAATAAggatttttaacgttaaaactcatcaactaagtttgttttggttaaaaatccccaaattaagtatttaacaaaaaaatcttcaaactaactttatttaataaattaaactctATCAGGCCATAATTACCATTGCTACtagtaaatttttaatatataccctgttcgtttggttgccgcaggtttcGGCGGCAGCGGCGGCGGCAGCGTCAATGAAAacagttgttgttcgtttcgcagacgctgccgctgccgctgaCGCTGCCGCATACTATATCGCGACCGCAGGTTTTATCGGCGTCAGCCGCAGGACGCGGCGTTCAGACGCGGCGTCAGACGCAGCTTCCTGCGTCaacgaaacgaacaagagttgacgcagaatgttgacgctgccgctgccgccagTACcagcggcaaccaaacgaacaacCCTATAGGGATTTCTAcattaagtaaacatagttgaggagttttatcactaaaagttcgaaaataaaaaaaaaattaaaattttataatattatctaaaaattaataacttaaattttcaaaattagcatttttaatttttttgtaaatatatgagtttgatgtgtcttttaacatcaacattatatatgtataaattaaaaatgtaaatacccagaaaatataataaaaattatctaaagatttgttattacatttttattaaataagatctaatttttattatattagatctaatttttattatattttattgtttttacatttttaatcttttagtaattttattacaGTAAacctttagataatttttattatattttctgggtttttacatatataatattgatgttaaaaacacatcaaactcatatgtttgcaaaaaaaatttaaaaatgctaattttaaaaattttaagttattaatttttaaataatattataaaagtttgatttttttttgttttttagatttttatttgtaaaaccccttaactatgtttacttaatgTAAAAACTCCTAAACTAAAAATCTActggtaataataataattttgatatgttaaagtttaattcattaaataaagttagtttaggACTTTTCcattaaatacttagtttgagggtttttattcaaaataaatttagttgagggttttcaCGTTAAAAATCCAAGAATAAAAGAAGATTGGGCTGCAAGTAAAGTAGTAAGTCTCTGTTTTGGTCAGTCAACGGCTATTCTTCTTCATTTCTTTGTCTCACGCTATCATCTCGTAAATATCAATATAACCTATGCTTTTTATgataatataacattattaatttatggcCAGTGATTAAAGATACCACCACCACCAAGTTCACAATCTAATCATTTTACCGGCTCAAGATAGAAGATAGAGCCATGTATATTCATAGCCATGTGAAAGTCCAacattggtttaaaattttcagtACATGTTTGGATATAAACTTGTTTAGCTTTAACATTTGTCCCATTATTAGGGAATCTTTTGATTCTAACTAACAGCTGCTGCTGAATTTGGATTCCGAACTCGTTGTATACTCTGCCACAAGCTTTGAGAACGAAGAAGACTTGTCTTCAAGCAATCTCGCCGGTGAATCATGTTCCTTGATAAGCCCTGCACTTAGGAGACAGAGAAAACATTAATACAAATCTTCATAGTACAAGTGTATGATGATGAATCATGAGAGTTCAGGACCTTGGTCTAGGAGCAAGACCATATCGCTGTCTATAACAGATGATATCCTGTGTGCGATTGTTATCACCGTACAATCCGCAAAGTGTTGCCTCAGAGTCTCCTGTATCAGATTATCAGTCGCAGTATCTACAGAAGCAGTGGCTTCATCAAGAACCAACACTTTGCTACTCTTGAGCAAGACTCTTCCCAGGCACACCAGCTGTCTCTGACCAACACTCCAGTTCTGTCCATTCTCGCTAACAGGAGAATCTAGTTTCAGCTCTTTCTTCCTCACTTCAACCCCGAGCTGACACTTGTCGAGCGCCTCCCAGATTTGGTCATCACTGTATTCCTCAAGAGGGTCCAAGTTGCTACGAACCGTGCCTTCAAACATGGTCGGATCTTGAGGTATGATACTCAGTCTAGAACGCAAGTCATGCAACCCAATGGTCAAGATATCTATCCCATCGATTCTGATCTCTCCGGCCGTTGGCTCCACAATCCTGAAAAGGGTTTGAATCAGAGTGGACTTGCCACATCCTGTTCTTCCAACGATTCCTGTTTTTAAACCTCCAGGGAAAGTACACGTCAGTCCATGCAGGACCATAGGCAAATGCGGTCCATACCGCACCTGGAGATTACTAATGGTAATCTCTCCGTGAGAAGGCCATGACTTCTCAGGCCGAGTTGATTCAATCACCAGAGACGGTTCGCTAGGGATGTCTATGTACTGAAGCATTCTCTCCACGGATATCATTTTGTTCTCGAGCTCACAAAGCGTCCATACCAAGTTTGATTGCAGGTTGTTTAGATTGAGTGCATATGTAATAGCCAATCCTGCAAAGCCTATAAGAAGAGACCAGAGGAAGAAGATTCTCAGTTTGTGAATctgaaaccaaaacaaaagaagTCACTAGTGTAGTGACTTACTTGGATTAACTGTCCCATCAGGAGCAGAAACAACGATAACAAGTGATAGCGCAAATGCGATAGTGGCTAAGAGTTCAAGGCGGAAGCAGAGCCATTCCGTTGCACCAGTTGAATGAAACGCCAGCCGAGAAAGACAATCGCTGAGTTTCATAATGTCACTAAGGAACCTCGGTTCTTGATCAAAGCTTCTGATAGTTGTTACCCCTGAGAGTGTTTCTGAAAAATGATGCACCAAAGGCGATCTGCTTATTCCAGCTAGTCTCGCGAGTTCCCTAGCCGCAGATATGTAATATTGCTGCGTGGATAGATACCATTAAGTAAGTAAGAGTGAGAACCACACAAGAACCTTAGTATGTTTCATATCAGTAAGTAAGAAGCTAAACATTTTAGGACGTTGAGGATAGGCCTGGGCATATAAACCGAGAACCGAAAATCAAACCGGAATTAAACTGAAAAACAAACCCAAAGTTCACAAATAACCACTGGTTCATATTATGAACcgaaaaacagaaacaaaactAAATGGGTATCCGAAAATTCAAAATGCAATTATatacctaaaaatattaattatttttagttttaaaattaccaaatatttttaagatattACTTATAAACCAAACTACCTTAAAACGGTTCCATCTCTAGAACCGTTAAAAACCGAAAATCGAAAGAACCAAAAACCAAACGCCCTTGCCTAGTTCAAGATTATGGACAATACCCGGTACCAGGAACTTGCAGCGACGACAGGGATGAAGATGATAAGGACCTGCCAAGCCACATGTATCATCACTCCCATTATCCCCAAAATGTTAATAGCAACAACAGCAACATATGCAAATTGACCCGGTAAACTCAGGTCCACTACACTTTGGTCTGTAGAAGCCTAAAACAAAGATTGAAAACAGACTAATTAGATAAATGAATTTGTTtggaatatgttttttttggagATACTTACTCTATTCAAGATTCTTCCCATTGGTGTGACATCAAAGAAAGACATGGAAGCACGAAAAACGCGGAGATGCATTTGTGTGAAGAGTTCAGTAGCCATCTTGAAACCAGTCATCGATACCAACAATGTTCTGACGAGTATGCACAAGGAGCTCGCGATGGCTAGAACGACATAGACTAGAATCAACGTAAACCCGCTCACCCAAGGTTCAACATCCTTGGAAACAGGAGTCACCCATGTCATCCAGTAGTTGCTCCCAATGTCTAGAACCTGGAAGAGAATCTGTACCAGCAATATAATAGGAATCACTGCTCCTCCGTATGCTAGTGCCATGTATTTTTTGTATACAGTGAACCCAACTTTCCCCTTCTCCCTTTCCTCTTGTTGGACTAGTTGTCCACCTCTTGGCTTACCCGAATCTTTCTCTAGCTTTTCTTCATCCCTGGGtgcttctttttctttgtttgtagTTGATTCTGATGAATCACAGCCTTGTTCATATGTATCAACAGTTGCTAAGGCGTCAGTGTGAGCTCCCACAAGCTCCATGAAGTCTGTTCCTGAATCGAGAATTTCATTGTATCTCCCTGCTTGAGTTATCTTTCCTTCTTTCATAACCtaccaaaaattattatttgatttCAAAACTATATAGTAAGTAACATGATGCACATGCTAGATAGTAGAGAGCAAACAAGTCACAAACCAGTATAAGATCAGCTTCAGGCAGAAATTCAACTTGATGAGTGACGTATATGACTGTCTTGTCTTTCAGAATCCCCAAAATGACTTCCTGTTACAAAGAACAATAAGCACAATAGGCCCGCAGATTCGGTTTCTTCGGTTAGTTTGAAATTCGGTTAGTTCCGGTCGAAGTGAACCGGAAAAAAATTCGGTATGGTTcggtttcaaaattttcaaccaaagtttttaattttcagttaaaatttcggtttaaattgaataaattttgaaaaattttggttaaattcggttatttggttcggatttcggttagttcggttcaaACTTTTGGTTAAGATTAGTATGGCAGCCAATGGATTATACTATGGCTTGACAATTTTTACTATGGACTATACTATGGATTATACTATGGACTTTCGGTTCATACTATGGCTTGGcatttttttctagaaaatcAAACTAACCGGTtattaaaccgaactgaaagCCATATTAAGTTACTGAACTGAACCGAATAAatgttcggttcggataatagcCGTAGGCCTAAAGCACACAACACAGCACAAAGGTGATGGGAAGAGTGGAAACAAAAGGAAAAGTTGTATTACCTTGAAGAGATGTGATCCTGTATGAGCGTCTACTGCACTAAAAGGGTcgtcaaacaaataaatatctgCGTTTTGGTAGAGAGCGCGAGCGATTTGTATACGCTGCTTCTGTCCACCGCTTAGATTGATACCCCTTTCCCCAACCACCGTCTGGTCATGGAACGGAAGCAACTCCAAGTCCTTGTTCAAACAGCATGCTTCAAGCACTCTCTCGTACCAATCTCTTTCCATTGGCTTACCAAACAGAATATTATCCTCCACCTTGCCGCTTTGGATCCAAGGAGACTGTGCAACGTATGCCTTTCTTCCATAAACCTTAACGGTTCCAGATATTTTGGGGACTTCGCCTAGTATGGATGAGAGTAAGCTTGATTTACCCGAGCCAACGGTACCACAAACAGCTACATTCATCCCTTGAGACACTTCAAAACTCACTTCTCTCAATGTTGGGATTGAGGAAGAGTCATCCCAAGAGAAACAACCATTTCTAACTTCAAGAGCCATCTCTGAATAAGTAAGTCTCTCCACAACATCATTCCGCAAATCATCCAGACAGAGAAAAGATGCAATCCTGGCGAGAGACACCTTAACCTGAACAAACATCGAGATGGTCTCAGGAAGTTTGTAGATTGGACTCTGCAGAATCTGGAAAATCGCAAGGGCCGCCAGTATCTTCCCTGATTCAAGAGGAATCTTGAGCAACACACAAGCGCCAAAAGCTGTTGCGGATATGAAAGAAGGCGCGGTCAACAGAACAGAGCTCATAGCGGCTGAGTTATACACAAACTTCTTGAGCCAGCCTGCTTCGACGTGTCTAAGGTCAAGAATCTTGGAAAGGAACTTCATCTCCCACCCCTGAAGCTTGAGAATCCTCATGTTCAGTAACACCTCCGATGTTTTCTTCATCCTGTTGTCTTTGGACTTCATCAGATTGCTCTGGAACTTATCTTCCAGCTTCGCAAAGGGATAGTTTGCAAGCATAACTAAAATAAAGGCCGGGAAAGCTGCAACTGATCCGTGTCCGAGGCTATTGTACAAGATCCATAACGCCAAACTAACTTGTAGAACAAGTATCCACGGATCATGCATAAACCAAGTGAAAGCATCTAGCCTGTCAGCATCTACCGCCATGAGGTTTATAATCTCGCCACTAGTTTGTCCTTGTCCTTGCTTTGAATGACATGGAAGGGTCAAGCCCTTCTCGTAGATCATTGAGACCAGGACAGCTTTCATCCCAAGTCCAGCTTTGCCTCCCCTGAAGTACCAATGCCTCCGGGTTTGGCATTCCACAAGCTTGGCGACGAAGAAAACCGTCACTAAAACGTACCCTTGGTGTTTATATTGCCTTTGACCGTTCAGGTACTGAACAAAACTGTCCATGAGATACGGCGCAACGTAGCAAGACATCGTGGAGACAAAAGCAAAGATGAATGACAAGAGAATGTCTCGCCATACTGAGAGGAAGAGTGCTTTGACAAGCTTAAACGTGGTGATCCTTCTCTCACCATCGTCCCATTCAAGCTTACTCCTGAATACTCGAAAGAGGTTCTCAGCTCTGTCACTGCTGTCAACTTGAGGAACGTCCTTGCTGTCTATGATTTTCTCGTTTCCTAAGGTGACCAAAGGACTCATCCAAGAGAAACTCACGAGGCTTAGAAACCCAGCTTTTGAGAAAGGTGTAGTTACCTCATCATCACAGACTTCATTCTCAATCAATAACGGTTCTTCTAGGAGGTTGTTCCTCTCACCTTCTCCTTGCTTCCACAAGCACGAACAACAGAGAAGCAAGCCAGCGCAAACGCCCACTAAGTCAGACACTACGATGTGAACTGACACCAGTTCTTGCTTCTTGTATAGAACGAAGTCTACCACAAGACGGTAGCAAGAAAGCAAGACATATAGAACCCACCAGACTCTAAGCAAATATGGTAACTTTTGCTCATGAGAATCAGTGTATAGTCCACGAAGGTACATGGAGATGGCACCCCAAGTCAGCGCAGCCAACAGAAGGTCAAAGAGAGTCCACACATTTGAATGCCAGCGAACGCAGCTCAGCAGCGAGAGCACAGAATAAAATACAGATAACGACACACAGCACATAACAACCAGCTTACTAAACGTTGAAGACATCTTTGTAGACCTTTTAGCCATGAAGTCATCACTGTTCTCACAAGCTACCTTCTTGTTGTATACCCATGAACCAAAAAGAATTAGTAGAAGCACCAGATTCAAGAAAAAGGAGAGCAAAGGTAAGTACATGGGCTGAATGAGAAGAAAATCGAGAGGATTTTCCATCGGAGAATGAGGGAGAGAGTTGACCAAAATGATCCCTCTTTGTGACTGGACGGATGTTTTCATAGGCCACTGACTCATATTCCCAGCACTGAGTCAATAAATAATACTACTTTGGAAGACCAAGACGAGccacaaataatattatatatagacCCATGACGCTGCAAACACAACCTAACCTTACGCAGAAACTTCCCTGTGATTAATAATACTAACAAAATGAAAACTAACCACTTTTTCTACAAGAAGTGTCAACAGAAACAGAAGACAGTtacagaaaaatatatgtaGGTTCTTATTGATTGTATGTATGACTATTTATAATTCAATATAACCATATAGCTGTATGCATGATTCTAACATTCTCCAAGGTAAATATACGACGTAGCTGAATATAAATGCATTATGCCAAATTAacatgttttgtttttcatgttaATTTGTGGATAAACTTGCAGATTAATCATACTAATGAAGTGGCTTTCAAGATTCCATTTTCCTGATTTTCTATTCATACTTGTATATTTAAATAAGGATTCCACTAAAATACATTGAACTTATTTATAACAGTTGACAGCAAAACAATTAGTAAACACACATACAAAAAAAGGATTCCTTTGAACTTGCTTACTTGCTGATTTGTTCATCATTTAAGAACAAGAACCATAGAATATTCATTACAGGGGATCTCAAAATACAAGGCTTACAAGTTCTAAGCAGTGTGGTTGATCTGAAACAGTCTGTTCATGAAATGCAAGTGCCCATCACCTGTGAGGAAGAAACACTTTGGATCAAGATACTGTGAGGTAGATTATAGCTTGATGAAGATTTTGTATTCAGTTCACTAACTACACACACATTAGTATGAGCTCTTTTCAGAACAAGCTTTGTTTTTGTTACCACTGTAAAGAAAGTTACGGTTGATCTTCAGAGATTCACCTCCACATCAACACCAGCAGGAAGATCCAGCTGCATCAAGGAGTCGATGGTTTGAGCAGTAGGGTAGAGAATATCAATCATCCGCTGGTGAGTCCGGATCTCAAAGTGAAACCTTGCATCCTTGTGAACGTGGGGAGACTTGAGAACACAGTAGATACGCTTCTTGGTCGGCAATGGAGAAGGACTCATAGTCTTGGCATTGGTGTTCCTCGCAGCGTCAAGTATCTGCTTGCATGAGTCCTCAATGAGAGGCACCCAGTATGATCTAAGCTTGATCCTAATCTTCTGCTTCGGCGCCAtctgattacaaaaaaaaaacaaatctaacttaaccaaacaaaacaattaATCTCCACAAAAACCTCCATAGAAAACATAACTCTGGTCTGAAAATTATTAAGGCACTTAAGAGCGtagtaaaccaaaaaaagaCAACAACTTTGACAAATCTGCATATTCGAACATTCTAGTAGTGAGCTGGAAGATACCTTATCTGCGTCTACATTGATGGAGGAAGAGCTCGGAACCTGAAAGTCACACacagatacaaaaaaaaaggagtaaACTTTACCAGAACAAACAGTAAACACACACATAAAGGGACAAGCTTTTATCTTACGTGACATGGTAATGATTCTGCAACACATGTGTTCCGAGCATTGTCTTATGCAAACAAATCGACGAATCCGAGAGGGAGACACAGAAAGGAAGAAGGAGTGTGTACAATGAAAGCAGAGAGAGTTTCTGTCTGGTAGGAGAAGACGAAGAGGTTCGATTTGGGAAATATGAATGAAGTTACAGAAGAAACCGCTATTGAATTCTCAAACCAAGAAccgatctttcttcttcttcttcttcctcctctcaaCCAATGCGGCAGAGGTGGTGTTGGAGATAGCAGAGGTCAAAGTTACGCCGGTGGTGGTGTTGGTAAGCCGGTAGTTGTTCGCCGCTGTCGTCAAAGTCACGCCTGGTGGTGGTTTTGAATAATATATACACATGTATTTAGTTctgtattttataataaatatatatatgtatctacatctttaatttaatataatttatacttatttaataaataattattgcaaattttttttacaactaCTTAACGACCGTTAATTTTACTACTAAAAACCGACTACACGTAGCAATAACAAAGTAATTCATAAGCGAAATCTAATTTTGCGACTGAACTCTGATAATGTACTGTAGTCCCATTTCAGTAGGGAAATTACAATTCATTGATGATTACGACTCGTTGATTTGCGACTACGTGTATTAGTCGTAAATCAGTTGCAAACGTAAGTTTGCGATTGATTAGCTATTGATCTTGTAGAAGATCATGTGAATGACATCCAAACGATAAATAAGGAAGAACTTCTAAATACGATGGAACAAGATCTCAGTTTAAAACAATACATGGAAGGTGTTCTTGATGAGATTACAAACAACATATAGACTAGGCTccgttaaattttaatattttatattttatttgataaattataatcttatttaaaaataataaaaataaaatgttggttataataaaaaataaaacgtaTTTGTTGCTAAATTTTGACCGATAAATATAATGTAAATAGAAAGAAATAAGTAATATATTGTGGAAATGAAtgtgaaattatatattataacagTCACAGCTCCTAAAGTTTTTGATGTCAATcaagttttaaactttttaaaataataataattgtttttaaagcGAAATTCTCTATAGCCATATTTCTTACCAATCGGACAAGTCCATTAGAGCTGTTTTGACTTTGTAACGTTAGGAGAgaatacaagtttttttttgtatgattcCACTGAGTGCATTATGTTTGTTGGTAACATGTATGTAGTGAAAGCGTTACGAGCTAAATAATATTTAAGCACAACAAAACGTGAGCCGTGTGTTGTTTCTTCAAAATGGTGACACTCATGAATTGATGTTTATgttatagttaaaaaaaaattcaacctTAGTAGTATATCATGGGCCATTTAATGTATAAACTTAGAGATTAGCAATAACCGCTAGTGGGCATCCTACGGCTTAGTGTTCCATAGGCCCATGGGCCACAATCCCATTCATGTGAATGCGAGAGGGAGCCGACCCGAGCCGTGTTTTTGTTGATGACCGTTAAGAGCCAGAGGATAGATCCGTAATTTCGAAtacatttgaaataaataaaaaactagcCGTTACTAAAGAAAGAGCCGCTTTATTAATCAAATCAGCATCTTTCCTCTGTACACTACAACTCTTAACGCCTCTCTCTATCTCACTTCCATGGCCTTAGATCAAACCACGAATCCACCAATCATGGAGTCAAAGACGAGACACCCTCTTCACCAAATCGCAGACACGCCGACTCACAAGCTTCTCCTGAAACAATGGCTGAAAGAAGAAGAACTCATCCTCAACCGCGTCTCACACAAAGAGTCTCAGATTGACTCCGTGCGACGAGAGATCACTCAGCtctacatcttcttcttcctcttccactccatctctctcctccttctcttccacgcttcctcttcctcttctttatcaGCCTGTAAGAGATCATGGATCCCTTCTCTTTGTTCCCTTGTCTCTTCTCTCGGACTCATCTGGGCCGTGAGGTACAAGTCTGAAGTTGAGTCGCATCTTGAGAAGTTGCTGGAGAGGGAGAAAGAAGACGCGAAGCTGTTGAGGAAGTGCGTTGAGGAGTTGAAGAAGAAAGGGTTAGAGTTTGA comes from the Brassica rapa cultivar Chiifu-401-42 chromosome A01, CAAS_Brap_v3.01, whole genome shotgun sequence genome and includes:
- the LOC103849782 gene encoding LOW QUALITY PROTEIN: 30S ribosomal protein S10, chloroplastic (The sequence of the model RefSeq protein was modified relative to this genomic sequence to represent the inferred CDS: inserted 2 bases in 1 codon) gives rise to the protein LLSPTPPLPHWLRGGRRRRRKIGSWFENSIAVSSVTSFIFPKSXTSSSSPTRQKLSLLSLYTLLLPFCVSLSDSSICLHKTMLGTHVLQNHYHVPSSSSINVDADKMAPKQKIRIKLRSYWVPLIEDSCKQILDAARNTNAKTMSPSPLPTKKRIYCVLKSPHVHKDARFHFEIRTHQRMIDILYPTAQTIDSLMQLDLPAGVDVEVNL
- the LOC103849716 gene encoding uncharacterized protein LOC103849716, translating into MALDQTTNPPIMESKTRHPLHQIADTPTHKLLLKQWLKEEELILNRVSHKESQIDSVRREITQLYIFFFLFHSISLLLLFHASSSSSLSACKRSWIPSLCSLVSSLGLIWAVRYKSEVESHLEKLLEREKEDAKLLRKCVEELKKKGLEFDLLKEVDALRRAKSLRVESKVVKKWSARDFVTLFFFSVSCLVLAMIRLILCD